One part of the Olleya sp. YS genome encodes these proteins:
- a CDS encoding isoaspartyl peptidase/L-asparaginase has protein sequence MKKLLLISCLFTLLLTCKNTPDTVEKSTATETTVNDFAIVIHGGAGTILKKNMSDEKEAQYKAKLEEAIKVGYDILKQGGSSLDAVEKTINVLEDSPLFNAGKGAVFTNEETIELDASIMDGKSLNAGASAGTKTVKNPINLARKIMEVSPHVMMAGHGAETYAKEQGLELVNQDYFKTENRLNSLKRVKEREANKEKTIAFYDDTIKDSKFGTVGCVALDKSGNLAAGTSTGGMTNKRFGRVGDVPIIGAGTYANNATCAVSGTGWGEFFIRATVAHDISALMEYKGLSLQEAANEVIQKKVPNLGGNGGIIAVDKNGDMVMDFNTAGMYRASMNDKGELYIGIYKE, from the coding sequence ATGAAAAAACTGCTCTTAATTTCTTGTTTATTTACGCTTCTATTAACTTGTAAAAATACTCCTGACACTGTTGAAAAATCAACTGCAACCGAAACAACAGTTAATGACTTTGCAATTGTCATCCATGGTGGTGCAGGAACCATTTTAAAAAAAAATATGTCCGATGAAAAAGAAGCACAATACAAAGCTAAATTAGAAGAAGCTATTAAAGTTGGATATGACATTTTAAAACAAGGTGGTTCTAGTTTAGACGCTGTAGAAAAAACAATAAATGTGTTAGAAGATTCGCCTTTATTTAATGCAGGGAAAGGGGCTGTTTTTACGAATGAAGAAACCATAGAATTAGACGCTTCTATAATGGATGGGAAAAGCTTAAATGCTGGTGCTTCTGCAGGAACAAAGACCGTAAAAAATCCAATTAATTTAGCACGAAAAATAATGGAAGTGTCTCCTCATGTTATGATGGCAGGACATGGAGCGGAAACATATGCGAAAGAACAAGGTTTAGAATTAGTTAATCAAGACTATTTTAAAACCGAAAATAGGTTAAATTCGCTTAAAAGAGTAAAGGAAAGAGAAGCAAATAAAGAGAAAACAATTGCATTTTATGATGATACTATCAAAGATTCAAAATTTGGAACAGTTGGTTGTGTTGCTTTAGATAAATCAGGAAACTTAGCAGCAGGAACCTCAACTGGTGGGATGACTAACAAGCGTTTTGGACGCGTTGGTGATGTACCGATTATTGGAGCAGGTACTTATGCCAATAATGCCACTTGCGCTGTGTCTGGAACTGGTTGGGGCGAGTTTTTTATACGTGCAACGGTAGCTCATGATATTTCTGCTTTGATGGAGTATAAAGGCTTATCACTACAGGAAGCAGCAAATGAAGTTATACAGAAAAAAGTACCAAATCTAGGAGGTAATGGCGGAATTATTGCTGTAGATAAAAATGGTGACATGGTCATGGACTTTAATACTGCTGGCATGTACAGAGCATCAATGAATGATAAAGGCGAGCTGTATATTGGGATTTACAAGGAGTAA
- a CDS encoding aldehyde dehydrogenase family protein: MQAISADFGIKVALKQLGIKDINHGTSTGSNNFGSGELIESYSPVDGKLIAKVSTTTVEDYNKVMDAATSAFKTFRTMPAPQRGEIVRQFGNKLRELKEPLGKLVSYEMGKSLQEGYGEVQEMIDICDFAVGLSRQLNGQTIPSERPGHVMREQWHSLGVVGIISAFNFPVAVWAWNTALAWVCGDTCVWKASEKTPVCAVACQNIIAEVLKDNNLPEGISCIINGDYRVGEFMTTDHRIPLVSATGSTRMGRIVGATVAERFGKSLLELGGNNAIIITPTADLKVVVPGAVFGAVGTCGQRCTSTRRLIIHESVYDTVRDAIVGAYKQLTIGNPLDEKNHIGPLIDKDAVNTYLAAIEKAKAEGGNVLVEGGVLEGEGYESGCYVKPAIIEAKNDFEIVQSETFAPVLYLIKYSGDVEEAIEIQNGVAQGLSSAIMTNEMKEAEKFLSFAGSDCGIANVNIGTSGAEIGGAFGGEKETGGGRESGSDAWKIYMRRQTNTVNYSDELPLAQGIKFDL; this comes from the coding sequence ATGCAAGCAATTTCAGCTGATTTCGGAATAAAAGTCGCCTTAAAACAACTAGGAATAAAAGATATAAATCATGGTACTTCTACAGGATCTAATAACTTTGGAAGTGGAGAATTAATTGAGAGCTATTCGCCAGTTGATGGTAAATTAATCGCCAAAGTATCTACAACTACTGTTGAAGATTATAATAAAGTTATGGATGCTGCAACTTCTGCATTCAAAACATTTAGAACAATGCCAGCGCCTCAACGAGGTGAAATTGTACGTCAATTTGGAAATAAATTAAGAGAATTAAAAGAACCATTAGGTAAGTTAGTATCTTATGAAATGGGTAAATCCTTACAGGAAGGCTATGGCGAAGTTCAAGAAATGATTGATATCTGTGACTTTGCGGTAGGCTTATCACGTCAGTTAAACGGTCAAACTATTCCATCTGAGCGTCCAGGTCACGTTATGCGCGAGCAGTGGCACTCACTAGGAGTTGTCGGTATTATTTCTGCATTTAATTTTCCAGTAGCAGTTTGGGCATGGAATACTGCTTTAGCTTGGGTTTGTGGAGATACCTGTGTTTGGAAAGCTTCTGAAAAAACTCCAGTTTGCGCAGTAGCTTGTCAAAATATTATTGCAGAAGTTTTAAAAGATAATAATCTACCAGAAGGTATTTCTTGTATTATAAATGGAGATTATAGAGTGGGAGAATTTATGACAACAGATCATAGAATTCCATTAGTATCTGCAACAGGATCAACTAGAATGGGTCGCATTGTTGGTGCAACCGTAGCCGAGCGTTTTGGAAAATCGTTATTAGAATTAGGAGGTAACAACGCCATTATTATTACACCAACTGCAGACTTAAAAGTGGTGGTGCCTGGTGCTGTTTTTGGAGCTGTTGGAACTTGCGGTCAACGTTGTACATCTACTAGACGTTTGATTATTCACGAATCGGTTTATGATACAGTAAGAGATGCAATTGTTGGAGCATACAAACAATTAACTATTGGTAACCCATTAGATGAGAAAAACCATATAGGGCCATTAATAGATAAAGATGCGGTAAACACGTATTTAGCTGCAATAGAAAAAGCAAAAGCAGAAGGCGGAAACGTACTTGTTGAAGGAGGCGTTTTAGAAGGCGAAGGTTATGAGTCTGGATGTTATGTTAAACCAGCAATAATTGAAGCTAAAAACGATTTTGAAATTGTACAGTCAGAAACTTTTGCACCTGTTTTGTACTTAATAAAATATTCTGGAGATGTTGAAGAGGCTATTGAAATTCAAAATGGTGTTGCACAAGGGTTATCTTCTGCGATTATGACCAACGAAATGAAAGAAGCAGAGAAATTCTTATCCTTTGCTGGATCGGATTGCGGTATTGCAAATGTCAATATTGGAACATCTGGTGCTGAAATTGGAGGTGCTTTTGGAGGTGAAAAAGAGACAGGTGGAGGACGTGAGTCTGGATCTGATGCTTGGAAAATCTATATGAGACGTCAAACCAATACAGTAAATTATTCAGACGAATTGCCTTTAGCCCAAGGAATTAAGTTTGATTTATAA
- a CDS encoding MG2 domain-containing protein: MQLKSFFSILLIFTLVISCKQKKTETDNLFKFRDYISYTTSGRISVTDNININLAKVVEGWEADQILEDDVFKISPYVEGKVIVVNDHSIKFVPDENLKSDTEYAVTINLGKLYKDIPKEFDKYTFQFKTITPNFNIETNDLQSYSKEWQYLLGIVKASDVITLDQAKQLIEASQKGKNLKIEWNEKSQPSKYFEFKIDSINRQVEDSEILVKWNGKSIKADNSGENTVAIPGKNNFKITNVTVIQTPEQYLSINFSDPIKKQQNFDGLVTIQNSKTPKFIVNGNILKVYPESKITGNVQVDVFQGIQNTDGYKLKTPFSETIAFEDVKPQVKLINSGVILPNSQELKFNFESVNLSAVDVRIIKIFENNVLQFLQDNNLESNNSNQIRRVGRRIAKHTITLIENPLENDGKWKTYSIDLSKYIKADPGAIYRVELDYKKDYSLYDCDANANISSDNEEDEYYEDEYYYEDDYYYDGDYSYTDTEDEDLKEEEYWDNITYSYRNNNYNWQERNNPCHEAYYSSNKVISQNLIGSNLGAIVKKGASNTYHFAVTNILNTNPESGAKITLYNFQQQELATTNTDSDGLAKIKSNNLAAFAIVSKSNNYTYVKLRDGNSLSLSKFDVSGTTLQRGLKGYIYTERGVWRPGDSIHLTFMLNDNANKLPKSHPVKLEVTDANGKLAFKNITNNSVNNFYQFTIPTSTEDKTGNWNAKVSVGGAKFYKGLKVETVKPNRLKIKIDFEDDVLKSNSPLNGKLAVNWLHGAPAKNIKAEVKAKFSTSYSGFENYKDYIFRDPSKTFNTEEVTVFEGNVDAEGLANITKNLSIGQDAPGMLNAQFLVRAFENGGDFSMDAFTMPYAPYKSFVGLKSPQGKAYGSFFTDESHTFDLVTVDDQGKPIKRNNLEVKVYKIEWRWWWNSSYDNLSQYTSSSYHKPFLNSKINTSSNGKASFNIKVPDNEGGRYYITIKDPVSGHMTGRTAYFYKNWWQRQPSGDKEAAKMLVFAADKENYNVGETAKITFPSGTEGRALVSIENGSNVLQHKWVKTKKGETTVDIPITKEMAPNVFVNISLLQPHASTANDLPLRLFGVIPILVEDPNTKLEPEIKMPSVLKPEQEFEVFVSEKNNKAMTYTIAMVEEGLLDLTRFKTPNAWQSFYAREALGVKTWDVFDDVVGAYSGSIEQVFAIGGDGNAAAGKNKKANRFKPVVKFLGPFKLEAGGRQTHKIKLPNYVGAVRTMVVAGNNNTEAYGSTDKSVQVKKPLMVLATLPRKLSPGEKVTLPVTVFAMEPKVKNVSIKLKLSDGITVVGDKTKSLTFARPDEQMAYFELDVSKANGINTVEVIANGNGESSTYKVELDVENVNPMTSKGLNETLEANSTKTIDFSTFGVAGTNSATVEFSTLPPMDFTRRLEYLIRYPHGCVEQTTSSVFPQLFLQDIFDIPYKQKQSIQSNIENGIKRLGHFQRPNGGMSYWMGENNTNDWGTSYAGHFMLEAEKKGFVLPLTFKSNWLRYQKEAAQNWRPSYRTYNSDLAQAYRLYTLALAGSPDLAAMNRLREFSEISNEAKWRLAAAYALARQTEASNKVSSTANIEFKAPRYNYYTYGSVDRNRAMALETMILTKDKRVKDLSETIARSLSSDSWMSTQSTAYSLLAMAKMVNASGGKAMKLNYTINGKTESMDTKSAIAVRPLVVNDGNNSITIKNDKENRVYVTVLNSGKLPLGQELEEQRGLTASVVYKDLKGNKIDISKLQQGQDFVATVQVTNSKNYSVNDVALTQIFPSGWEIVNTRFTAFGASTSSQARFTDIRDDRVNFYFDLGKNQTKTFNVMLNASYLGTYYLPGIQAEAMYDNDFLVRNKGQWVEVEK, encoded by the coding sequence ATGCAGTTAAAATCGTTTTTCTCCATCCTTCTTATCTTCACTCTAGTAATTTCTTGCAAACAAAAAAAAACCGAAACGGATAACTTATTTAAATTTAGAGATTATATTAGTTACACTACCTCTGGTAGAATCTCTGTAACAGATAACATCAACATAAATTTAGCTAAAGTTGTTGAAGGTTGGGAAGCCGATCAAATATTAGAAGACGATGTTTTTAAAATTTCACCATATGTAGAAGGAAAAGTAATTGTTGTTAATGACCATTCTATAAAATTTGTTCCTGATGAAAACCTAAAATCAGATACAGAATATGCAGTTACTATAAATTTAGGTAAGTTATATAAAGACATCCCAAAAGAATTTGACAAATACACCTTTCAGTTTAAAACCATCACTCCAAATTTTAATATTGAAACTAACGATTTACAATCGTATTCTAAAGAATGGCAATACTTATTAGGAATTGTAAAAGCATCTGATGTCATTACTTTAGACCAAGCAAAACAATTGATTGAAGCCTCACAAAAAGGAAAGAATTTGAAGATTGAATGGAATGAGAAAAGTCAACCTTCAAAATATTTCGAATTTAAAATAGACAGTATTAACCGTCAAGTAGAAGATTCTGAAATACTAGTAAAATGGAACGGAAAATCTATTAAAGCTGATAATTCTGGAGAAAACACAGTTGCCATTCCTGGAAAAAATAATTTTAAAATAACCAATGTTACTGTCATACAAACTCCAGAACAATACTTATCTATCAACTTTTCAGACCCAATCAAAAAACAACAAAATTTTGATGGATTGGTAACCATTCAAAATAGTAAAACCCCAAAGTTTATTGTCAATGGTAACATTTTAAAAGTCTATCCAGAATCAAAAATTACTGGCAATGTACAAGTAGATGTGTTTCAAGGAATTCAAAATACAGATGGTTATAAATTAAAAACACCGTTTAGTGAAACTATAGCTTTTGAAGACGTTAAACCACAAGTAAAACTAATTAATAGTGGTGTGATTTTACCAAACTCGCAAGAATTAAAATTCAACTTCGAATCGGTAAATTTAAGTGCTGTAGATGTTAGAATTATAAAGATTTTTGAGAACAATGTCCTACAATTTTTACAAGACAATAATTTAGAAAGTAATAACTCTAACCAAATTAGACGTGTTGGAAGACGTATAGCAAAACATACTATTACACTAATAGAAAATCCATTAGAAAATGATGGCAAATGGAAAACATACAGCATTGACCTGTCTAAATATATAAAAGCAGATCCTGGAGCAATTTACAGAGTAGAACTAGATTACAAAAAAGACTATTCGTTATACGATTGTGACGCTAATGCCAATATATCGAGTGATAATGAAGAAGATGAGTACTATGAAGACGAATATTATTACGAAGACGATTACTATTATGATGGTGATTACAGCTATACAGACACCGAAGATGAAGACTTAAAAGAAGAAGAATATTGGGATAATATCACTTACAGCTATCGTAATAATAACTATAATTGGCAAGAGCGTAACAACCCATGTCATGAGGCGTATTATAGCTCTAATAAAGTAATTTCTCAAAATTTAATTGGTTCTAATTTAGGTGCAATTGTAAAAAAAGGAGCCAGTAATACATATCATTTTGCTGTCACTAATATTTTAAATACCAATCCAGAATCTGGAGCAAAAATCACTCTATATAATTTCCAACAACAAGAATTAGCAACAACAAATACAGATAGTGACGGTTTAGCAAAAATTAAATCAAATAATTTGGCTGCATTTGCAATAGTTTCAAAAAGCAATAATTACACTTACGTGAAATTACGCGACGGGAACTCACTTTCACTTAGTAAATTTGATGTGTCTGGTACTACCTTACAACGTGGATTAAAAGGCTACATTTATACCGAACGTGGTGTGTGGCGACCAGGAGATTCTATTCATTTAACGTTTATGCTAAATGATAATGCAAACAAATTACCTAAAAGTCACCCTGTTAAATTAGAAGTGACTGATGCTAATGGAAAATTAGCATTCAAAAACATTACTAATAATAGCGTCAATAATTTCTATCAGTTTACCATCCCAACGTCAACAGAAGATAAAACAGGAAACTGGAATGCTAAAGTTAGTGTTGGTGGTGCAAAATTCTACAAAGGACTTAAAGTTGAAACAGTTAAACCAAACCGACTAAAAATTAAAATAGATTTTGAAGATGATGTCCTTAAATCTAACTCGCCTTTAAACGGAAAGCTAGCAGTAAACTGGTTACATGGTGCGCCAGCAAAAAACATTAAAGCAGAAGTAAAAGCCAAATTTAGCACATCTTACTCTGGTTTTGAGAATTACAAAGATTATATCTTTAGAGATCCTTCTAAAACATTTAATACAGAAGAAGTTACCGTTTTTGAAGGTAATGTTGACGCAGAAGGTTTAGCTAACATCACTAAAAACCTTAGTATTGGTCAAGATGCTCCTGGTATGTTAAACGCACAGTTTTTAGTGCGTGCTTTTGAAAATGGAGGTGATTTTTCTATGGACGCCTTTACGATGCCTTACGCACCTTACAAGTCCTTTGTTGGCTTAAAATCGCCTCAAGGTAAAGCTTATGGTTCCTTTTTTACAGATGAAAGTCATACGTTTGATTTAGTAACTGTTGACGATCAAGGTAAACCTATAAAACGTAATAATTTAGAAGTAAAAGTCTATAAAATAGAATGGCGTTGGTGGTGGAATTCGTCTTACGACAATCTATCACAATACACATCCAGCAGTTACCATAAACCGTTTTTAAATAGTAAAATCAATACAAGTTCAAACGGAAAAGCGTCTTTTAATATTAAAGTGCCAGATAACGAAGGTGGTCGTTATTACATAACTATAAAAGATCCTGTATCTGGACATATGACAGGTCGTACAGCCTATTTCTACAAAAACTGGTGGCAACGTCAACCTTCTGGAGATAAAGAAGCTGCTAAAATGTTAGTATTTGCAGCAGATAAAGAAAATTATAATGTAGGCGAAACTGCAAAAATCACGTTTCCGTCTGGAACAGAAGGTCGTGCCTTAGTTAGTATTGAAAACGGTTCTAATGTTTTACAACACAAATGGGTGAAAACAAAAAAAGGGGAAACTACTGTAGATATTCCTATTACAAAAGAGATGGCTCCAAATGTATTTGTCAATATCTCCTTATTACAACCTCATGCTTCTACAGCTAACGATTTACCATTACGTTTATTTGGTGTTATTCCAATTTTAGTAGAAGACCCAAATACCAAATTAGAGCCAGAAATTAAGATGCCTAGTGTGTTAAAACCAGAACAAGAATTTGAGGTTTTTGTATCTGAAAAAAACAATAAAGCCATGACGTATACTATCGCTATGGTAGAAGAAGGCTTATTAGATTTAACACGTTTTAAAACACCAAATGCATGGCAATCCTTTTATGCTAGAGAAGCTTTAGGTGTTAAAACTTGGGATGTTTTTGATGATGTTGTTGGTGCTTATAGCGGAAGCATCGAACAGGTTTTTGCAATTGGAGGAGACGGAAATGCAGCAGCAGGTAAAAACAAAAAAGCCAACAGATTTAAACCTGTAGTGAAGTTTTTAGGACCCTTTAAGTTGGAAGCTGGTGGAAGACAAACGCACAAAATTAAACTACCCAATTACGTTGGTGCAGTTAGAACTATGGTTGTAGCTGGTAATAATAACACCGAAGCTTATGGTAGTACAGACAAATCCGTACAAGTCAAAAAACCATTAATGGTTTTAGCAACTTTACCTAGAAAATTAAGTCCAGGCGAAAAAGTAACACTTCCAGTGACTGTTTTTGCAATGGAACCTAAAGTGAAAAATGTATCAATAAAGCTTAAGTTAAGTGACGGAATTACTGTTGTTGGCGACAAAACCAAATCCTTAACATTTGCGCGTCCAGACGAGCAAATGGCATATTTTGAATTAGACGTTAGTAAAGCTAATGGGATAAATACAGTTGAAGTTATTGCTAATGGAAATGGAGAATCCTCAACTTATAAAGTAGAATTAGATGTAGAAAATGTCAACCCAATGACCTCTAAAGGATTAAACGAAACTTTAGAAGCAAATAGTACTAAAACAATAGATTTTTCAACTTTTGGTGTTGCAGGAACCAATAGTGCAACTGTAGAGTTTTCTACATTACCTCCAATGGATTTTACACGTCGTTTAGAGTATCTCATTCGTTACCCTCATGGTTGTGTGGAACAAACCACGTCTAGTGTGTTTCCGCAATTATTTTTACAAGATATTTTTGATATCCCTTATAAACAAAAGCAAAGTATCCAATCTAATATAGAAAACGGAATCAAACGTTTGGGTCATTTTCAAAGACCAAATGGTGGTATGAGTTATTGGATGGGAGAAAATAATACTAATGATTGGGGAACAAGTTATGCTGGACATTTTATGTTAGAAGCAGAAAAGAAAGGCTTTGTATTACCACTGACGTTTAAAAGTAATTGGTTGCGCTATCAAAAAGAAGCTGCGCAAAATTGGCGACCAAGCTACAGAACTTATAATTCTGACTTAGCACAAGCCTATAGATTATACACTTTAGCATTGGCTGGAAGTCCTGATTTAGCTGCAATGAACCGCTTACGAGAATTTTCAGAAATTTCTAACGAAGCTAAATGGCGTTTAGCAGCAGCTTACGCATTAGCTCGACAGACTGAAGCGAGTAATAAAGTATCAAGTACAGCAAATATCGAATTTAAAGCACCAAGATATAATTATTACACCTATGGCTCTGTGGATAGAAACCGAGCTATGGCTTTAGAAACCATGATTTTAACTAAGGATAAACGCGTTAAAGATTTATCCGAAACCATCGCAAGATCATTATCAAGTGATAGTTGGATGAGCACACAAAGTACAGCTTACAGCTTGTTAGCTATGGCTAAAATGGTTAATGCTAGTGGTGGAAAAGCAATGAAGTTAAATTATACCATAAATGGTAAAACAGAAAGTATGGATACCAAAAGTGCAATAGCAGTAAGACCATTAGTGGTTAATGATGGCAACAACAGTATTACCATTAAAAACGATAAAGAAAATAGGGTTTACGTTACGGTTTTAAATTCTGGAAAATTACCTTTAGGTCAAGAATTAGAAGAACAAAGAGGCTTAACCGCTAGTGTCGTTTATAAAGACTTAAAGGGCAATAAAATTGACATTTCTAAACTTCAACAAGGTCAAGATTTTGTAGCTACAGTACAAGTTACAAACTCTAAAAACTACAGTGTAAACGATGTCGCATTAACACAAATCTTCCCTTCTGGATGGGAAATTGTAAACACACGTTTTACCGCTTTTGGAGCATCAACGTCAAGTCAAGCACGATTTACAGATATTAGAGATGATCGTGTTAACTTTTATTTCGATTTAGGTAAAAATCAAACCAAAACCTTCAATGTCATGCTTAATGCATCGTATTTAGGTACTTACTATTTACCAGGAATACAAGCAGAAGCGATGTACGATAATGATTTTTTAGTTAGAAACAAAGGGCAATGGGTTGAAGTGGAGAAGTAA
- a CDS encoding T9SS type B sorting domain-containing protein: MKKHFYILNLIIIFCALLCTKYGYAQLGFCNGNSGDPIFTETFGTGTLNSTLPAGTTTYAYANGFPNDGFYTVDNGTFGNVYDWHQTEDHTPGDTNGKCLIVNAGFSAGEFYRTNVSGLCESTTYEFSAWLLNLVIAGTFCSTQPSGSIPVNVRFEIWDSTDTNLLASGDTGNITETASPNWQEFGLVFQTLPGETAVILKMINNGNGGCGNDLAIDDIEFKTCGDFISISDTSSFDTVTLCSSQTPYSTMLTVTPDNSVFSSYFYQWETSTDGITWTDISGETAQSAALTGITNSGFYRAKVAESAVNLSNTSCYVTSEIFEVIVNQLPAAPTIECWETATVNTATCSWDVTGSQPIQPTLECWETATFNTTTCVWDVTGSQPVQPTIECWEVATFNNTTCIWDITGTQPTQPAIECWETVTFNTTTCVWDVSGTQPAQPSGLECWEVATFNNTTCVWDITGTQPIQPTLECWEIATLNNTTCVWDVSGTQPAQPTGLECWEVATFNNTTCIWDITGTQPTQPTLECWETATFNNTTCVWDVVGNQPAQPTGLECWENATFNNTSCAWEVSGTQPVQPTGLECWEVATFNDTTCLWEVSGDQPIDVTEVDVAFCENEDLDLQAVSTITNPMYTWSTGEMTEFITVDQPGVYTVEITDGCSTTNSTFNVEEIETPIINTIESVGNSIVVTTSNFGNFEYSLDGISFQSSNVFEPVEGGQYTIYVRSFGCDTVVTSTFIHFYIPQFFTPNGDTKNETFNIKGLEYYQSSEVYIFDRYGKLLKSVKNAPVSWDGTFNGSPLPTSDYWYVIIIDGQRRVGHFTLKR, translated from the coding sequence GTGAAAAAACACTTTTACATTCTTAATTTAATCATAATATTTTGTGCATTATTATGCACTAAATACGGATATGCTCAATTAGGATTTTGTAACGGAAATTCTGGAGATCCCATTTTTACAGAAACCTTTGGGACTGGAACTTTAAATAGTACTTTGCCAGCAGGAACTACAACCTATGCTTATGCAAATGGTTTTCCAAATGATGGCTTTTACACAGTAGATAATGGTACTTTTGGAAATGTATACGATTGGCATCAAACAGAAGACCATACTCCTGGAGACACAAACGGAAAATGTTTGATTGTTAATGCAGGATTTTCTGCAGGTGAATTTTATAGAACTAACGTTTCTGGGCTTTGCGAATCCACTACTTACGAGTTCTCTGCGTGGCTACTTAATCTTGTTATTGCAGGTACTTTTTGTTCAACACAACCTTCAGGTTCTATTCCAGTAAACGTCAGGTTTGAAATTTGGGACAGCACAGATACCAACCTGTTAGCATCAGGAGATACAGGTAATATAACAGAAACAGCTTCACCAAATTGGCAAGAATTTGGCTTGGTTTTTCAAACCCTACCAGGAGAAACCGCTGTTATTTTAAAAATGATAAATAATGGAAATGGAGGATGTGGAAATGACTTAGCAATTGATGATATAGAATTTAAAACTTGTGGTGACTTTATTTCTATAAGTGATACGTCAAGTTTTGATACAGTTACACTTTGTAGTAGTCAAACACCTTACAGTACAATGCTAACTGTAACACCAGACAACTCTGTGTTTAGCTCTTATTTTTATCAATGGGAAACCAGTACTGATGGTATAACATGGACAGATATTTCTGGAGAGACTGCTCAAAGTGCAGCGTTAACAGGTATAACAAATTCAGGTTTTTACAGAGCTAAAGTTGCAGAATCTGCAGTAAATTTAAGTAATACCTCTTGTTATGTCACTTCAGAAATTTTTGAAGTTATTGTCAACCAATTACCAGCAGCTCCAACTATAGAGTGTTGGGAAACCGCTACAGTAAATACTGCAACTTGTTCGTGGGACGTCACAGGTTCACAACCAATCCAACCAACTTTAGAGTGTTGGGAAACCGCAACCTTTAACACTACAACTTGCGTTTGGGATGTTACAGGTTCGCAACCAGTTCAACCAACCATAGAATGTTGGGAAGTAGCGACTTTTAATAATACGACTTGCATTTGGGATATTACTGGTACACAACCAACCCAACCAGCAATAGAATGTTGGGAAACAGTAACCTTTAATACTACAACCTGTGTTTGGGACGTTTCAGGAACCCAACCAGCACAACCTTCAGGATTAGAATGTTGGGAAGTAGCAACTTTTAATAATACAACCTGCGTTTGGGATATTACAGGTACACAGCCAATACAACCCACTTTAGAGTGTTGGGAAATTGCAACCCTTAATAATACGACTTGCGTTTGGGATGTTTCAGGAACCCAACCAGCACAACCTACAGGATTGGAGTGTTGGGAAGTAGCAACTTTTAATAATACAACTTGCATTTGGGATATTACTGGCACACAACCAACCCAACCCACTTTAGAGTGTTGGGAAACCGCAACCTTTAATAATACGACTTGTGTTTGGGATGTTGTAGGAAATCAACCAGCACAACCTACAGGATTAGAGTGTTGGGAAAACGCAACATTTAATAACACCTCTTGTGCTTGGGAAGTTTCAGGAACTCAACCAGTACAACCTACAGGTTTAGAATGTTGGGAAGTTGCAACGTTTAATGATACAACATGTTTATGGGAAGTCTCTGGAGATCAACCCATAGATGTAACAGAAGTAGATGTTGCTTTTTGCGAAAATGAAGATTTAGATTTACAAGCAGTTTCTACCATTACTAATCCAATGTATACTTGGAGTACAGGCGAAATGACCGAATTTATAACGGTAGATCAACCAGGAGTTTATACAGTAGAAATCACAGATGGATGTTCTACAACTAATAGTACTTTTAATGTCGAAGAGATTGAAACTCCAATTATAAACACTATTGAATCAGTTGGAAATTCAATAGTTGTAACAACTAGTAACTTTGGAAATTTTGAATATTCTTTAGATGGTATTTCGTTTCAGTCTTCTAATGTTTTTGAACCTGTTGAAGGTGGACAATATACTATTTATGTAAGAAGTTTTGGCTGCGATACGGTTGTAACTAGTACTTTCATTCATTTTTATATTCCACAATTTTTTACACCAAATGGAGATACTAAAAATGAAACTTTTAATATAAAAGGTCTGGAATATTATCAGTCTTCAGAAGTCTATATTTTTGACCGTTATGGAAAGCTTTTAAAAAGCGTTAAAAACGCACCAGTCTCTTGGGATGGTACGTTTAATGGTAGTCCTTTACCAACGTCTGATTATTGGTATGTTATTATTATAGATGGTCAACGTCGTGTAGGACACTTTACTTTAAAGCGCTAG